From one Micromonospora siamensis genomic stretch:
- a CDS encoding LacI family DNA-binding transcriptional regulator, with translation MRARLSDIAQQAEVSEATVSRVLNDRPGVAPETRQAVLTALDVLGYERPARLRKRSAGLVGLVVPELENPIFPAFAQVIESTLAQSGFTPVLCTQTPGGVTEDEYVEMLLDRQVSGIVFVSGLHADTAASHDRYRALIGRPLPVVMINGYVPGIAAPFVSCDDRESAELAVAHLVALGHRRIGLITGPDRFVPVQRKVAGWRSAMTRLAGVAEADLDPLAELSLFGVEGGEAAAGRLLDRGVTGIVCGSDLMALGAIRAARQRGLSVPGELSVVGYDDSPLMAFTDPPLTTVRQPVAAMAVAAVRALVDEINGHPAPHSEYLFRPELVVRGSTAVVRATPPVAGKAAGRQRPAPPAVAVPA, from the coding sequence ATGCGCGCTCGACTATCCGACATCGCCCAACAGGCTGAAGTCAGCGAGGCCACGGTGTCGCGGGTGCTCAACGACCGCCCCGGAGTGGCCCCGGAGACCCGACAGGCCGTACTGACCGCCCTCGACGTGCTCGGCTACGAGCGCCCCGCCCGGCTGCGCAAGCGCAGCGCCGGGCTGGTCGGGCTGGTCGTCCCGGAGCTGGAGAACCCCATCTTCCCGGCGTTCGCCCAGGTCATCGAGTCGACCCTGGCGCAGAGCGGCTTCACCCCGGTGCTCTGCACCCAGACCCCCGGCGGGGTCACCGAGGACGAGTACGTCGAGATGCTGCTGGACCGGCAGGTCTCCGGGATCGTCTTCGTCTCCGGGCTGCACGCCGACACCGCGGCCAGCCACGACCGCTACCGCGCGCTGATCGGCCGGCCGCTGCCGGTCGTCATGATCAACGGATACGTCCCCGGCATCGCCGCCCCCTTCGTCTCCTGCGACGACCGGGAGTCGGCGGAGCTCGCCGTCGCCCACCTGGTGGCGCTCGGACACCGGCGGATCGGCCTGATCACCGGCCCGGACCGGTTCGTGCCGGTGCAGCGCAAGGTGGCCGGCTGGCGCTCGGCGATGACCCGGCTGGCCGGGGTCGCCGAGGCCGACCTCGACCCGCTGGCCGAACTCTCGCTCTTCGGCGTGGAGGGCGGCGAGGCCGCCGCCGGACGCCTGCTGGACCGCGGGGTGACCGGCATCGTCTGCGGGTCGGACCTGATGGCCCTGGGGGCGATCCGGGCCGCCCGGCAGCGCGGCCTGTCGGTCCCGGGCGAGCTCTCGGTGGTCGGGTACGACGACTCCCCGCTGATGGCCTTCACCGACCCGCCGTTGACGACGGTGCGCCAGCCGGTGGCGGCGATGGCGGTGGCGGCGGTACGCGCCCTGGTCGACGAGATCAACGGCCACCCGGCGCCGCACTCGGAGTACCTGTTCCGTCCGGAGCTGGTGGTCCGCGGCTCGACGGCGGTGGTCCGGGCGACGCCTCCGGTGGCCGGCAAGGCTGCCGGTCGGCAGCGGCCGGCCCCGCCCGCGGTCGCGGTGCCGGCGTGA
- a CDS encoding sugar ABC transporter substrate-binding protein, with protein sequence MRIRTTGVVAVLGLALAASGCGNGSSSSDKPATQNSATPAAAGGKLVIWADDKRTAALKPFAEEFGKENGVKVEVQAVSKDLQTNFVTASQQGSGPDVVVGAHDWIGNLVQNGAIDPVQLAAEQKSGFNETAIKAVTFNGQLYGVPYATENVALIRNTELAPQAPKTIEELVATGKQLKAQKKASEILCLQSGQNGDAYHIYPLYTSGGGYLFGTAANGDYDPKDLGVGKPESIAAFQKIAKLGEKGDGALKRSITPENAISTFTGKKCAFLVSGPWAIADAKKANIKYDISPVPGFAGGKEAQPFVGVQAFYVAAKGKNKALAQEFVSNYVTKPELAVALYKAEPRPPALTAAFDQVKGEDADLAKFAEAGKNGQVLPAIPAMAAIWDPFGKAEAAIIGGADPAKTVTSAGKAIQGQIK encoded by the coding sequence ATGCGCATCCGTACCACGGGTGTGGTCGCCGTCCTCGGCCTGGCGCTCGCCGCCTCCGGCTGCGGCAACGGCAGCAGCAGCAGCGACAAGCCGGCCACCCAGAACTCCGCCACGCCCGCCGCCGCCGGCGGCAAGCTGGTCATCTGGGCCGACGACAAGCGCACGGCCGCCCTCAAGCCGTTCGCTGAGGAGTTCGGCAAGGAGAACGGCGTCAAGGTCGAGGTCCAGGCCGTCTCCAAGGACCTGCAGACCAACTTCGTGACCGCCTCCCAGCAGGGCAGCGGCCCGGACGTCGTGGTCGGCGCGCACGACTGGATCGGCAACCTGGTGCAGAACGGCGCCATCGACCCGGTGCAGCTCGCCGCGGAGCAGAAGAGCGGCTTCAACGAGACCGCGATCAAGGCCGTGACCTTCAACGGTCAGCTCTACGGTGTCCCCTACGCCACCGAGAACGTCGCGCTCATCCGCAACACCGAGCTGGCCCCGCAGGCGCCGAAGACGATCGAGGAGCTGGTCGCCACCGGCAAGCAGCTCAAGGCCCAGAAGAAGGCCAGCGAGATCCTCTGCCTCCAGTCCGGCCAGAACGGTGACGCCTACCACATCTACCCGCTGTACACCTCGGGTGGTGGCTACCTGTTCGGCACCGCGGCCAACGGCGACTACGACCCCAAGGACCTGGGCGTCGGCAAGCCGGAGTCGATCGCTGCCTTCCAGAAGATCGCGAAGCTGGGTGAGAAGGGCGACGGTGCGCTGAAGCGCTCCATCACCCCGGAGAACGCCATCTCCACCTTCACCGGCAAGAAGTGCGCCTTCCTGGTCTCCGGCCCGTGGGCCATCGCGGACGCCAAGAAGGCCAACATCAAGTACGACATCTCCCCGGTCCCCGGCTTCGCCGGTGGCAAGGAGGCCCAGCCGTTCGTGGGCGTCCAGGCGTTCTACGTCGCCGCCAAGGGCAAGAACAAGGCCCTGGCCCAGGAGTTCGTCTCCAACTACGTGACCAAGCCCGAGCTGGCCGTCGCGCTCTACAAGGCCGAGCCGCGCCCGCCGGCGCTGACCGCCGCCTTCGACCAGGTCAAGGGCGAGGACGCCGACCTGGCCAAGTTCGCCGAGGCCGGCAAGAACGGCCAGGTGCTCCCGGCGATCCCGGCCATGGCCGCGATCTGGGACCCGTTCGGCAAGGCCGAGGCCGCCATCATCGGTGGCGCCGACCCGGCCAAGACGGTCACCTCGGCCGGCAAGGCCATCCAGGGTCAGATCAAGTAA
- a CDS encoding ABC transporter permease subunit, with protein sequence MSTSLSGPGSAQQTPGREPVRSGLPRKSRTARNHAPITATGLVVKVILLGLVVGIATWAAFPLIEAKEWLGLGILAVTTAALLYLYLTRRHIPAKYLVPGTLFLVAFQVIPVLYTASTAFTNFGDGHRGTKDDAVVAIQTSSVKQVPGSTEYALSIATKGDPATGPLVFLLTDPKTKQVYAGDANGLRQLDAGQVTASSLTGKVTAAEGYTVLNIGQASVRSKDVTSLIVPTDGGAIRSTGLTRAYEGKAARAYAADCDCIRDSESGKTWTADEKTGSFVAADGERLTQGWKVNVGLQNFTRVLTDPNISGPFFGTLAWNFAFAIGSTGLTFLLGMAIALALHSPRMRGTNFYRVLLILPYAMPSFAMLLVWRDMFNTDFGLINNLFGLSVDWFGEAWSARIAVLLVQLWLGYPYMFLVATGALQAIPRELTEATSVDGATPWQSFRAVTLPLLLVAISPLLIASFAYNFNNVNAILFTTDGGPFPADNPRNGATDLLITYTYRLAFGAQGAEFGLAATVSIFIFAIVAIVSAISFSRTRKQEEVYA encoded by the coding sequence ATGAGCACGTCGCTGTCCGGCCCGGGGTCTGCCCAGCAGACCCCGGGCCGGGAGCCCGTTCGCAGCGGGCTCCCGCGCAAGTCCCGTACCGCGCGGAACCACGCGCCGATCACCGCGACCGGCCTCGTCGTCAAGGTGATCCTGCTCGGCCTGGTGGTCGGCATCGCGACCTGGGCGGCCTTCCCGCTCATCGAGGCAAAGGAGTGGCTGGGGCTCGGCATCCTGGCGGTCACCACCGCCGCCCTGCTCTACCTCTACCTCACCCGCCGGCACATCCCGGCCAAGTACCTGGTCCCCGGGACGCTGTTCCTGGTCGCGTTCCAGGTCATCCCGGTGCTCTACACGGCGAGCACCGCCTTCACGAACTTCGGCGACGGCCACCGCGGCACCAAGGACGACGCGGTCGTCGCCATCCAGACCTCCTCGGTGAAGCAGGTCCCCGGCTCCACCGAGTACGCCCTGTCGATCGCCACCAAGGGCGACCCGGCCACCGGCCCGCTGGTCTTCCTGCTCACCGACCCGAAGACCAAGCAGGTCTACGCGGGCGACGCGAACGGGCTGCGCCAGCTCGACGCCGGTCAGGTCACCGCCAGCAGCCTCACCGGCAAGGTCACCGCCGCCGAGGGCTACACGGTGCTGAACATCGGCCAGGCCAGCGTCCGGAGCAAGGACGTCACCTCGCTGATCGTCCCCACCGACGGCGGCGCCATCCGGTCCACCGGCCTCACCCGCGCCTACGAGGGCAAGGCGGCCCGGGCGTACGCGGCGGACTGTGACTGCATCCGCGACAGCGAGAGCGGCAAGACGTGGACCGCCGACGAGAAGACCGGCTCCTTCGTCGCCGCCGACGGTGAGCGGCTGACCCAGGGCTGGAAGGTCAACGTCGGGCTGCAGAACTTCACCCGGGTGCTGACCGACCCGAACATCTCCGGCCCGTTCTTCGGCACGCTGGCCTGGAACTTCGCCTTCGCGATCGGCTCCACCGGGCTGACCTTCCTGCTCGGCATGGCGATCGCGCTGGCCCTGCACTCGCCCCGGATGCGGGGCACGAACTTCTACCGGGTGCTGCTGATCCTGCCGTACGCCATGCCGTCGTTCGCGATGCTGCTGGTCTGGCGGGACATGTTCAACACCGACTTCGGTCTGATCAACAACCTGTTCGGGTTGAGCGTCGACTGGTTCGGTGAGGCATGGTCGGCCCGGATCGCGGTGCTGCTGGTGCAGCTCTGGCTCGGCTACCCGTACATGTTCCTGGTGGCCACCGGCGCGTTGCAGGCCATCCCCCGGGAGCTGACCGAGGCGACCTCGGTCGACGGCGCCACCCCGTGGCAGTCGTTCAGGGCGGTCACCCTGCCGCTGCTGCTGGTGGCGATCTCGCCGCTGCTGATCGCGTCGTTCGCGTACAACTTCAACAACGTCAACGCGATCCTGTTCACCACCGACGGTGGGCCGTTCCCGGCGGACAACCCACGCAACGGCGCCACCGACCTGCTGATCACGTACACCTACCGGTTGGCCTTCGGCGCCCAGGGTGCCGAGTTCGGCCTGGCGGCGACCGTCTCGATCTTCATCTTCGCGATCGTGGCCATCGTCTCCGCGATCAGCTTCTCCCGGACCCGCAAGCAGGAGGAGGTGTACGCGTGA
- a CDS encoding sugar ABC transporter permease, with amino-acid sequence MTSYAEAPVANRNAAGKSKNRWFAQVGWRHVVGVLAVLFSLFPIVFVISAAFNPLGTLSSTELLPTGASVENFQNLFDKTAFGHWFLNSLLLAGVASFASIFLSSLAAYAFSRMRFAGRRVGLLALLLIQMFPQFLAIVAIFLIFTTVTDLWPSIGFNTPWGLFLLYMGTALGANTWLMKGFFDTLPKELDESATMDGASHAQVFFRIMLPLVPPILAVTGLLAFIGSINEFIIANVFLTEPDTKTLAVGMYGLVAGERNNNFGMFAAGTLLTAIPTVLVFQFLQRYIVSGLTAGAVKG; translated from the coding sequence GTGACGAGTTACGCCGAGGCACCCGTGGCCAACCGCAACGCGGCCGGGAAGTCGAAGAACCGCTGGTTCGCCCAGGTGGGCTGGCGGCACGTGGTCGGGGTGCTGGCCGTGCTGTTCAGCCTCTTCCCGATCGTGTTCGTGATCTCCGCGGCGTTCAACCCGCTGGGCACGCTCTCCTCCACCGAGCTGCTGCCCACCGGGGCGTCGGTCGAGAACTTCCAGAACCTGTTCGACAAGACGGCGTTCGGCCACTGGTTCCTCAACTCGCTGCTGCTGGCGGGGGTGGCCTCCTTCGCGTCGATCTTCCTGTCCTCGCTGGCCGCGTACGCGTTCTCCCGGATGCGGTTCGCGGGGCGGCGGGTCGGCCTGCTCGCGCTCCTGCTGATCCAGATGTTCCCGCAGTTCCTGGCCATCGTGGCGATCTTCCTGATCTTCACGACGGTGACCGACCTGTGGCCGAGCATCGGCTTCAACACCCCGTGGGGCCTGTTCCTGCTCTACATGGGCACGGCGCTGGGCGCGAACACCTGGCTGATGAAGGGTTTCTTCGACACCCTGCCGAAGGAGCTGGACGAGTCGGCCACGATGGACGGCGCCTCGCACGCCCAGGTCTTCTTCCGGATCATGCTGCCGCTGGTGCCGCCGATCCTGGCGGTGACCGGCCTGCTGGCGTTCATCGGCTCGATCAACGAGTTCATCATCGCCAACGTGTTCCTCACCGAGCCGGACACCAAGACCCTCGCGGTCGGCATGTACGGCCTGGTGGCCGGCGAGCGCAACAACAACTTCGGGATGTTCGCGGCGGGCACCCTGCTCACCGCCATCCCGACGGTGCTGGTGTTCCAGTTCCTCCAGCGCTACATCGTCTCCGGTCTCACCGCCGGAGCAGTAAAGGGATGA
- a CDS encoding glycoside hydrolase family 13 protein, whose product MALQPHHDGSATYVPEQEPALGQRAPVFVRVPEGADVHQVHVRTTGDGEPHFVEATVDHTKDGDVWWRADVQVRNPVSNYRFMLTGTTGYRWLNAAGLAGHDVPDNGDFKLVSHAPPPAWTRDAVIYQIFPDRFARSAAADGRTPPDWAIPCDWDTPVIGRGPETPYQFYGGDLDGIAERLDHLDRLGVNTVYLTPIFPARSNHRYDAASFDTVDPLLGGDAALARLADAVRARGWRLLGDITSNHTGDAHEWFTRALADPRAPERELYYFDESGDFESWNGVRSLPKLNWGSAELRRRFATAEDSLLRRWLRPPYGLDGWRVDVANMTGRRGADAYTHEVARLLREVVADTRPDGLLLAEHGHDHTGDLDADGWHGTMNYVGFTDPIWSWLRHGDQPVPNFLGTPGGVRRRDAEAILATMDTYRSLVSWRSYTQSWQLLGSHDSARIRTVVGDAARQEVAAGLLATMPGTPVVFAGDELGLTGDNGEGSRTPMPWHRPESWDQGTFAAYRSLLTLRRAEPALRHGGLRWAHVDADTLVFLREAPTGTVLVLARRAAGSPVRLAGLPAGENLYGGAPALRPDADGTVTLPADGPTFQVWRLA is encoded by the coding sequence ATGGCTCTCCAGCCGCACCACGACGGATCCGCCACCTACGTCCCCGAGCAGGAACCGGCGCTCGGCCAGCGCGCCCCGGTCTTCGTCCGGGTGCCCGAGGGCGCCGACGTGCACCAGGTGCACGTACGCACCACGGGCGACGGTGAACCGCACTTCGTCGAGGCCACCGTCGACCACACCAAGGACGGCGACGTCTGGTGGCGGGCCGACGTGCAGGTCCGCAATCCGGTCAGCAACTACCGGTTCATGCTCACCGGGACCACGGGCTACCGCTGGCTCAACGCGGCCGGCCTGGCCGGTCACGACGTGCCGGACAACGGCGACTTCAAGCTGGTCAGCCATGCCCCGCCGCCGGCCTGGACCCGGGACGCGGTGATCTACCAGATCTTTCCGGACCGGTTCGCCCGGTCGGCCGCCGCCGACGGCCGCACCCCGCCGGACTGGGCCATCCCGTGCGACTGGGACACTCCGGTGATCGGCCGTGGCCCGGAGACGCCGTACCAGTTCTACGGCGGCGACCTGGACGGCATTGCCGAACGGCTGGACCACCTGGACCGGCTCGGGGTCAACACCGTCTACCTCACCCCGATCTTCCCGGCCCGCTCCAACCACCGGTACGACGCGGCCAGCTTCGACACCGTCGACCCGCTGCTCGGCGGGGACGCCGCCCTGGCCCGGCTGGCCGACGCGGTACGCGCCCGCGGCTGGCGGCTGCTCGGCGACATCACCAGCAACCACACCGGCGACGCCCACGAGTGGTTCACCCGGGCGCTCGCCGACCCGCGGGCCCCGGAGCGGGAGCTGTACTACTTCGACGAGTCGGGCGACTTCGAGTCCTGGAACGGGGTCCGGTCGCTGCCGAAGCTGAACTGGGGCAGCGCGGAGCTGCGCCGGCGTTTCGCCACCGCCGAGGACTCGCTGCTGCGCCGCTGGCTGCGCCCGCCGTACGGGCTGGACGGCTGGCGGGTCGACGTGGCCAACATGACCGGCCGGCGCGGCGCGGACGCGTACACCCACGAGGTGGCGCGGCTGCTGCGCGAGGTGGTCGCCGACACCCGCCCCGACGGGCTGCTGCTCGCCGAGCACGGCCACGACCACACCGGCGACCTGGACGCCGACGGCTGGCACGGGACGATGAACTACGTCGGCTTCACCGACCCGATCTGGTCCTGGCTGCGGCACGGCGACCAGCCGGTGCCGAACTTCCTCGGCACCCCGGGCGGGGTACGCCGGCGGGACGCCGAGGCGATCCTGGCCACCATGGACACCTACCGGTCGCTGGTCTCCTGGCGGTCGTACACCCAGTCGTGGCAGCTGCTCGGCTCGCACGACTCGGCCCGGATCCGGACCGTCGTGGGCGACGCCGCCCGGCAGGAGGTGGCGGCCGGGTTGCTGGCCACCATGCCGGGCACCCCGGTGGTCTTCGCCGGGGACGAGCTGGGGCTCACCGGCGACAACGGGGAGGGCTCGCGTACCCCGATGCCGTGGCACCGGCCGGAGAGCTGGGACCAGGGCACGTTCGCCGCGTACCGGTCGCTGCTGACGCTGCGCCGCGCCGAGCCGGCGCTGCGCCACGGCGGCCTGCGGTGGGCGCACGTCGACGCCGACACGCTGGTCTTCCTGCGTGAGGCCCCCACGGGCACGGTGCTGGTGCTGGCCCGGCGCGCCGCGGGCAGCCCGGTCCGGCTGGCCGGTCTGCCGGCGGGGGAGAACCTCTACGGCGGC